Part of the Bacillus sp. THAF10 genome is shown below.
TTGCAGGCTTTAAGCGATACACAGAAATTATGGACACAGAGCCTGATATTGCTGATGCACCAGGAGCTGTGCATGCGGAGCTTGAAGGCGAAATTCACTATAGAAACGTCTCTTTTGGCTATGAGGGCACAGAAAAAGTATTGAGAAACATCAACCTTTCTGTTAAAGCAGGAGAAACCATTGCGATTGTAGGACCATCTGGTGCAGGTAAAACCACGCTTTGCAGCTTGTTGCCACGTTTTTATGAGCTTGAAGAAGGCGGCATCCTCATTGATGGCTACGATACTCGTGAATTGAAGCTAGAATCCCTACGTAGTCAAATAGGCATTGTTCAGCAGGATGTTTTCTTGTTTTCCGGAACAATCCGTGAAAATATTGCGTATGGAAAACTCGATGCCACAGATGAGGAAATCATGGAAGCAGCACGTCGCTCGCAGCTAGATACATTTATTCAGACGCAGCCTCAAGGCTTGGATACGGTAATAGGCGAGCGGGGAGTGAAGCTATCTGGTGGACAGAAGCAACGCCTGGCGATTTCCCGAATTTTCTTAAAGAACCCACCGATCCTTATTTTAGATGAAGCAACGTCCGCGCTAGATACCGAAACAGAACGTGCGATTCAGGCTTCCTTAACGGAGCTTGCGAAGGACCGGACGACGTTGGTCATTGCCCACCGTTTGGCCACGATAAAAAATGCAGACAGAATCATGGTGGTCACCAAAGACGGAATTGCAGAGCAAGGAAGTCATGAAGATTTATTGAGCTCTGCGGGAATTTATAGCAGACTGCATCAGGCTCAATTTGGATGAGATCTTACAGATGGTAATGACAGGAAAATTGTTTGAATAGCCTCCAGACGGGAATGTATTCAGTATAAAACAATACTGATATTCTTAGGAGGAAAAAACATGAAGACAATACTTGGTGTTTACGATTCGGATAAAAAAGCACGAAATGTTGTTGAAGGCCTTATCGTACAAGGGTATCATGCAGAAGAAATTGTCGTCGTTGCACTCGACAATAATGTTAGCCATGACTATCCAATCGGCACACGACTCGAACGAATTGAAGCAGAACAAGAGGATTCTGTAATGGATAAGCTAAAGCATACATTCATTCCAGATGGAGCGCAGATTCCAAAGGGTGTTGGCAATAGGCTCGCAAAACTGGGTCTTTCCGATCGAGAAGCTCCCATGTATGCCACAGATATTGAAAACGGCAGAATTGTGGTACTTGTGAACAAAAAATCGAGCAAAGAAGCACGAACAGTAACTCCGACTCCATAACTAATGCAGAAATAGGGGCGGCTTACCCATTAGAATCAGTTTTGTAGTGCAAACAAGTAAATATCAAAGGAAAACGCACCGAATTTCACAAACGAAATTCACCGGGCGTTTTTTTTTTGTTTACATTCTAGGTTGCGAGGTTGGCTAAAGAAAGAGACTCCAAAATCCTGAGGCTCTTTCTATTCTTCTATCCTCTTCCAACTGTACGCTTCGTAAGTTTGACATGAAAGGCTAATGGGTTGCCTATATCATGCGGATTTTTTTTGCTTCCATAACATTAAGCTACCTTTCAATATCATCGACATTTGTTGCATTTTTTGACATATCTTCATCAAGCATGATGGAATCCTTTGGTATGGTAGCATCAAAGTATGGGGGATGTTGTTCGGAATGCTTATTCTCTTCTTGGTTGTGAAATCCGTTTTTTTCCTTAGACATGGCCATCTCCTCCTATTTATTAGCTTTTCATTTTAACTTCACCATATCGTTTCTCTCTATGTAAAAAATATACCAACTTTCCAAAAGGGAGAAAGAACGAGCTTACCGTATGGATAATTGATGAAAGTACATAATAAATAAAGTAACCCCTCATTTCGCTTTTTGTTGCCATATCCTAAATAAACGATTTTTTCAACAATTTTTGCTGTTAAAAAATAATGATTCTCTACTAAAATTTTCAAATTAAGTGTAAGAAAACGAATGGAGTTTGGAGGTTTTTGAGTGGATAGTTCAAATCGAATACCATTAGCATCTTCAGAATTAGCGAACTTGTGGATGACTTATCAAGACAAAACAATGATCATGAGATTTCTGGAATACTTCCTGGAACATGTTGAAAAAGAGGAAATACGAATGATTCTACAGTATTATTATGACCGTGCTACTGAAAGTGTAGAGTTTGTGACCAAGATTTTTCAACAAGAAGGCGCGGCTATTCCAATCGGTTTTACTGAAAAAGACGTTAATAAAGAGGCTCCAAAGTTATTTGACTATATGTACGATGTGATGTATTTGCACATGATGTCTAAAATAGGAACGAATCTTTACGCTCTCTATTCGACCATGTCTTACAGGAAAGATATAAGAAAATTTTTCAGACGTTTAACTGAGGAAGGACAAGAGGCGTATGACCAAGCCACACATGTTCTTTTAGAAGCAGGAGTTCTTTCACGTCCCCCTTATGTTTCGATGCCAAAAGAAGTTAAATTTGTACATAATCAAAAATATTTAACTGGGTTGAATTGGTTAAGTAATGAAAGACCCTTAAATACAATTGAGATTTCTCTTATTCATCATTCCATTGAGACCAACCTTACGGGCATGCAATTAATGATTGGATTTGCTCAAGTAGCACAAGAAGATAAGGTACGAAAATATTTTGTTAAAGGAATGGAATTATCAAAGAAAGTTGAAACAGCTTTAGGAGAATTTTTCCGTCAGGATTACATTGAGCCACCGGCTACTCATGCAGGTAAAGCTACAAATTCAACTGTCGCTCCATTCTCTGATAAATTAATGATGTACAATACCAGCTTATTAAGTACATTTGGACTTGGAAGTAATGCAATTGGCGGTGCGTTTAGTCTACGAAGCGATTTACCTGCAAAAATGGCGCTCCTTGCAAAAGATATTTATGATTTTGCAAAACAAGGTGGGAGAATCATGGTCAAAAATGGTTGGATGGAAGAACCACCATCTAGTGAGGATCGAGCTCAATTGACTAAAAGTTAAGATAAGCTGAACCCAAAAGCTTTAAGCGATCAATTTTACAAACCACCTATATCTAAAAAGAGTATTGGAATATGATCATTTCGATACTCTTTTGCTTACAAAAAAATTTTGTTGGTGTAATCAACAAGATTTTTTTATTCAATTAAAGGACCTCATTATGGAAGGAACAGGAAAATCAAATTTAATAGGCGCGTTATAAAATAAGGAGTAGATTGTAAGATTCCCCTTTATGCCTATGTATGGAGTGCGATACTGTACTCGTTCTTTTTTGTTTTTGAAACTAACTAAAATATGAGGTAATATACAAAGAGGAAGAGCTATCGTAGCTTAATATCTTTTTTACAAGGAGCGTTCTCATGTCAAAAGTATTCGTTTTAGGACATAAAAATCCAGATACAGATTCCATTTGTTCTGCCATTGCGTATGCAGAGCTAAAAAAACAATTAGGTATGGATGCAGAGCCTGTTCGCCTTGGTGAGCTGAACGGGGAAACAGAATATGCCTTAAAGGAGTTTCATGCAGAAGTTCCACGCTTAGTTGAAACGGTGGCAAATGAAGTACAAGAGGTAATTTTAGTTGACCACAATGAACGTCAGCAAAGCGTCCATGATATTGATCAAGTTCGTGTATTGGAAGTTATCGATCACCATCGTATCGCTAATTTCGAAACAAGTGACCCGTTATACTACCGTGCCGAGCCGGTGGGTTGCACGGCGACTATTCTAAACAAACTGTACAAAGAAAACGGCGTAGAGATCTCAAAAAGTGTTGCAGGATTAATGCTTTCTGCGATCATTTCTGACTCGTTGCTTTTCAAATCTCCAACTTGCACAGAACAAGATGTTCAAGCTGCAAAAGAGCTTGCTGAAATTGCAGGAGTTAATGCAGAGGAATACGGTTTGGCGATGCTAAAAGCTGGAGCGGACATTAGTGACAAAACAGTAGAACAGCTGATTTCTTTAGATGCGAAGGAATTCCAAATGGGTTCATACAAAGTAGAAATCGCTCAGGTGAATACGGTTGATACAAACGATGTTCTTGCTAAGCAAGCAGAGCTTGAAGGCGTGATTAAAGAGGTTGTTGCTAACAAGGACTTAGATTTATTCCTATTAGTGGTAACGGATATTCTTGAAAACGATTCTGTCGGTCTTGCACTGGGTTCTCAGGCGCCTGCAGTAGAAAAAGCATATAACGTTACTCTAGAGAACAATACTGTTTTACTTAAAGGTGTCGTTTCTCGTAAAAAACAAGTAGTCCCAGTGTTGACGGATGCTTTAACAAAATAAAAGACAACAGAAAAGCCGGAAGAAGGTTTATCCCTCTTCCGGCTTTTTTTAAGTAAATTCATAGTAGTGACGTCTAGCTCCTATGCATCTGCCTGCGCATGTAGTTTTTGTTACTACGGCTTTCTTCGGCCGATGAAAAGGTTATAGACTAAAGCAATTAGTGCTATTACAAGAACGATGTGAATGAGATTTCCTGCAATATCAAAGGAAAACCCAAGCAACCATAGAATTAAAAGTACGATAAAGATTGTCCATAACATCGAAGTCTGCCTCCTAACTATACGACATGATAGCCTTATATTAGGTATGCCCTGATATGGTTTTACCTACTCATTCTAATATCTGGAACAGTGTCTATCCGACTCGTCTGCGGCCAAATAAATTAAAGATGATAGCAAGCAAAGCAAGGACTAGCAGAATGTGAATGAGACCTCCGCCAATTTCCATTGCAAAACCGAGTATCCATAAGACCAATAGTACAACAAATATTGTCCAAAGCATGTGTCCTTCCTCCTTCTATTTTTTTAATGGTATTTTTTTTCAACGTCTACACAGAAGGTAATTCCCCTGTCAAAAGAAAAATAAACAAGTTTTTTTTCGATTGGCTTTTCCTATCGTTTAATACGTTTTAAAACCTGCCCAAGTGGAATGGTGTAACTATCAAATCTAACAAGGGAAGGTGTATAAAATGGATGAATTATTTGCAAATCGCCAAAAAGATGGACAACCCGCTCAGGAACAAAGAAAACAACCAGGGGATGAACATCAAATGATCCCTGAGCCAATTTATGATCACCCACATTATAAGGGCAGTGGAAAGCTACAAGGGAAAAATGCCATTATTACTGGTGGAGACAGCGGAATCGGCCGTGCAGTTGCGGTCGCTTATGCAAAAGAAGGCGCAAATGTGAGCATTGTTTATTTAGATGAACATGAAGATGCCAAGGAAACAAAAAACTTAGTCGAGAAATATGGAGGAACCTGCCTACTTTACTCGGGTGATATTGGAGAGAAGAGCTTTTGTACGAATGTAGTGGAGGAAACGTCGAAGAAGCTTGGTGGAATTCATATACTCGTGAATAATGCTGCCGAACAGCATGTTCAAGAAAAAATTGAAGACATTACCGAAGAGCAGTTATTACGTACGTTCAAGACGAATATTTTTTCCTATTTTTACTTTATTCAAGCAGCAATGCCCTATTTAGATAAAGGGAGCTCCATCATTAATACGGCATCCGTCGTTGCATATAAAGGAATGCCAGTATTAATGGACTATTCAGCAACAAAGGGAGCAATTGTCGCTCTAACCAGGTCCTTATCTGAAAATATTGTCGATCGAGGTATTCGGGTGAATGGGGTGGCGCCAGGTCCAATTTGGACACCGCTCATTCCAGCCTCGTTCCCTGGTGAAAATGTCGATGAGTTCGGCACAAACTCTCCGATGGGACGTCCTGGGCAACCAGCTGAGCTTGCACCAGCCTATGTTTACCTCGCTTCAGAAGATTCCTCCTATGTGTCTGGTCAAATGATTCACATAAACGGAGGAACCATTGTGAATGGATAAAAAAAGTGCCGGTTCATGAGATTGAATCGGCACTTTTTTTGTTACACATTCATTTCTTTCCACTCATTGGCTTTTTGTTCGGTTAATTTAAACATGTAACGGTAAAATCGAACGGTCAAAACGGCGAATAACGCGAGAGAGGCCAAAATACTGAAAAAGATAAAATAATGCAAGCCGCCTAAATAGGTAACCATGAGACTTCCTACTGCATAACCAAGTGCAACGAAATAGAGCAAATTAATCTTCGGCAAAAGAAACTGCAAAAGAGTGAAAAGAGCAAAGATAATCGTTCCAATAATACTAAGCTGTACAAAGGCAACAAAGAAAAAATCCATGGTATCCTCCTCCGTTTTTTCAAGATGCTTACATATTCTCTACGGAGTTTCAGTGTTCCTTTCCAAAAAAAGAAAACACAACTTATAGGCTAGGATAGTTAGAACTAAAGCCCTGACCGAAATAATAAAAGAGATCTCGTTTTAGCGAATTAGTCATAAGAAAAAAGGAATATCACGAATATTGTAGAAATAGAAGGTATCATTAGAGAGAGGAAGTGGATGATGGAGCGGGAAACCTATATATACGTATTGCGATTGCCAGAAAGACTGTATGATCCAGAGAATTGGACAGTAGAAGAAAAGAACGTCGTCTCCCTGCACTTTTCCTACTTAAAGAAAAATGTGGAGAAGGGCAAGGTTATCCTAGCAGGAAGAACAGACCAAACCGATGAAACAGGCTTTGGCATTGTTATTTTTCTTGCGGACAACGAAGAGGATGCGGAGAAATTTATGTGCAACGATCCAGCGATCGCGAATGATGTTATGACAGGGGAGCTTTCAAGATACAGGCTCGCGCTATTGAATGATCAATATTCATTGGAAGTATAACGGTCAAGGGGATTGTACCTTGACCGATTTTTTTGTGCTGCTGAAAACTGCTGGCTTTCCGTTTTGAAGGCAGGGCCGCCTCTAAACTTAGGTGAATGGGTAGCTTGAGCAGCGCGGTTTGGTGCTAAGAGTAGAAGTGATGCAATAACGGTAAAAAGTGATGCAATAACCTCCAAAAGTGATGCAATCATCACCCCCGGTCACCTCAACCACCTCAATCCACCCTTACACCCCTGCAAACTGCTGGCTTTCCGTTTCGAAGGCATTTTCTTCAATTTCAAACCCCAAATCCTTAATCATTTGGAAATCTTGGTTGGAGGCTTGCCCGCTAGTTGTCAAATAGTCCCCAACAAAGATGGAGTTTGCAATGTAAAGTCCCATCGTTTGTAAGGTGCGAAGATTGTATTCACGCCCACCCGAAATCCGAATTTCTTTTGTAGGGTTCACAAAGCGGAACATCGCTAAAATCTTCAAGCACTTTAATGGTGTTAAATCATCCATGCCCGCTAGCTTCGTTCCTTCAATCGGATGCAGAAAGTTCACAGGGATGGAATCGGCATCAAGCTCTTTTAAGGAAAATGCCATTTCGACAACATCTTCAAGCGTTTCTCCCATCCCGCAAATGACACCAGAGCAAGGAGAAATTCCAGCATCCTTTAAAATCTCAAGCGTCCGAACGCGATCATCGTAATCATGGGTAGTCGTAATGGCACTGTGGTGTCCTTTACTCGTATTTATATTGTGATTGAAGCGATCCACGCCAGCTTCCTTCAATAGCTTTGCTTGATCTTCATTCACTAAGCCTAGACAGGCACAAAGCTTGATGTTCTCAATATCTTTTTTGATGTCCTGCACGGCTGCTACCACGGTATCTACATCACGATTGGTTGGCTTTCGTCCACTCATCACGATACAGTACGTACCAATTTTATTTTTTTTCGCTTCCCTTGCTCCGTCCACAATCACTTTCTTGCTCACGAGTGGATAGCTGTCAATTTCTGTGTCGGCTTTCATGGATTGCGAGCAATACCCACAGTCTTCCGGGCAAAGTCCACTTTTTGCGTTAATAATGAGATTTAGTTTTACTTTTTTTCCATAGTAATGTTTGCGAATATCAAAAGCAGCTTGAACAAGCTCAAGTACTCGATCATCGTCTTCTTGTAAAATTTCCAGCGCTTCTGCAGGTGTAAGTTTATAGCCACCTACTACTTTTTCAGCAAGTTGTTTCCATGTCAACGTAATCACTCCTAGTCATAATTGTAAACCTTAATACTAGTAAAGTTTACAATTGCAACGCGACTCTGACAAGGAAAACCATGAAATATAAGAGAAAATTGCAAATTATTTTGAAAGCGGTTATAATTATCCTTCCGGCAAAAAAATGAACAAACCTACGTTGCGTTGTACTTTGATAATGGAACCCAAGGATTTACCATGGATGGAGAAGCTCCGATTCATGGTTTTTTGCGTCTCCAAAAAGTAAGGGAGTGTGAAGAGTTTGGGAGAACGAAAGAAGAAACATCCTGACTTCGAGCAGGAGATAGAACGATTAACATTCACCAAAAAGTATATGGATATAGTAATCCAAGCAACTGAACTAGATGAGGAATCCTTCAAAGCGAGCTTTAAAGAAGCCTTAGATGGCATGGACTTCAAAGATAGCAGTTTCAGTTATATGAACATGCTCACCAATGCAAATCTACTCCAACGAACCACAGAAGAAATTCGTAACCTCAAGAAAATCTATCATAAACCTTATTTTGCAAGAGTGGACTACAGACGAAAAGGAAAAGAGGAAAGTGAAATCCTCTATTTTGGAAAAGCGTCCTTGTTCGATCGAGAAACCCAAGACCCAATTATCGTTGACTGGCGTTCGCCTATTGCTAACCTCTATTATGATGGAAGGCTTGGTGAGGTGGAATACGAAGCAGAGGGAGAAACCTATGATGGGTACCTTTCTTTAAAACGCCAATACATCATAGAAGATGGAAAGCTTGAGGACATTAGGGATGTTGATTTAACAACAACCGATGAATTACTCCAGGAATCCTTGTCTGGTAGCTCTAGCAATAGGTTGACAGACATTGTTTCCACGATTCAAGAGGAACAAAACAGGATTATCCGAGCAGATTTGAATAAACCGATTATTGTCCAAGGAGCGGCGGGGAGCGGAAAGACAACCATTGCCCTTCACCGAATTTCCTATTTTATCTACACCTATCAGGAGCAATTCCGTCCAGAGCAGCTCATGATTCTTGCGCCGAACAATCTCTTTATTGATTATATTTCTGAAGTGCTTCCGGAGCTTGGCGTGGACAGAATTTTGCAAACCACCTTCATAGACTTTGTGAAAAACTGCATTGGCAAAAAAATAAAGCTAGTGCCACCATCAGAGAAGCTAATGGGTTTCATCAATCATACATATGACAATCCAGAAATGATTCAATGGCTTGCAGGCTTTAAAGGATCACTAGAATATAAAAAAATCATCGATCGTTATTTATCGGACATTTTAGAAACCCTTATCCCACAAGAGGATTTTTATTTAACGTCAAAATTTAAGCTGTACACAGCAGAAAAAATCGATAATCTCATCCGCAACGAATATACCTACCTACCCTATTATCGTAGGGTGGAAAAAGTGAAAAGTGTGCTCCAAAACTATGTGCGCACAGAAAAGAAAGTGTTGCTTGAAAAGGTGGCAAAATTCTACGATCATAAGCTCGATAAAGCCTTGTTTAATTCCAAGCTTGACCCGGCCAAACGAAAAAGCTATGTGACGAAAGCGATGGATAAAAAGGATGAAATGATAACGGAAATAAACCGCGAATCACGCACTGCTGTTAACGCCTTTATTCGCAAGCTTCCTAAGCACACCTTGTTTCATTATTTTAAGGAATTGGTCACAAACAAGGAGCTTTTCAGTAGCTATGCCAAAGAATTCCTGGATGAGTACCAGATTAAATATTTTATTGACTATCACACAACCCTACATCGAAAAAAGCAGTATGAACTGGAGGATTTAGCAGCGCTGTTATATTTGCAGCACCATTTATATGGCATTGATAAGGACTTGCGGGCTCGCAATGTGGTCATTGATGAAGCGCAGGATTACAGTTATTTTCAGCTGGCCGCATTAAAAAGTGCCCTTGAAACAGACATGTTCACGATTGTAGGCGATCTTGCTCAAGGTATTCATTCCTACCGAGGCATTCAGGATTGGAACAAGGTTAGACAGGAAATCTTTCCACGTGCAGCCTATACAACCTTGCAAAAGAGCTATCGAACAACAGTAGAGATTATGGAAACGGCAAATGATGTGCTTAAGCTTCTCCCGTTTGAACTTCCAAAAGTGGAGCCTGTTGTACGGCACGGGGAAAAGCCCGTCTTTCATGAATGGGAAGCGTCAAAAAAGGAGATGGCATTCCAGTTAAATAAGGAGATTGGGGAGCAGTATGCACTCGGTCGCAAAACGATTGCTATTATCGGAAAGACGGAGAATGAATGCAGAAAACTTGAGAAACTCATGAGGATGAACTCGGAGTGGAATGTGCAGCTGCTCGAGGAAAATCAAGAAATTAATCAAAAAGATGTGGTGATCGTTCATGCTCAGCTTGCCAAAGGGCTTGAGTTTGACGCCGTTATTTTGTGTTCATTAGAAGAAGAATACTCAAAAACGGAAATTGATGTGAAGCTATTGTATGTAGCAATGACGAGACCACTTCATCACTTAAGCTTTTTTGGAGGAAGAAAAGAGGCCTTTCTGTTAGAGTGCGTTTCAGCAGAAAAGCTAGGAAAAGGGTGACAGGGCGTTAAGCTTTGTCACTCTTTTTTCTACTCTTCCAAGCACCAATAAGTAACGCAATGGCAACAAGAGTCAAAATGATTTTACCAGGTGTATTCCACTGCAACACCTGATACACAGAAAATGCCTCTATTAACAGTGCTGGGATTTTTCCTATTGTACTAGCAACTGCAAAAGAACCCAACCCAATTTTACTCGTTGCCCCTGCAAGCGTGACAAGTCCTGATGGTGCAAAAGGGAATAGGCGGAGCGCAAGGACTAGTATAAATGCATTTTTGCCATCTGTTTGCTGTAGACGAAATAGCCATTTATTTTTCAGTAACGCATCTGGAGCGAATTTTTTAATACCTTTGCGATAGAGCCAAAAGCTCACCACCGCACCGATGCTCTCTCCTAAAAAGGAAATCAAGGTGCCTATCAAAAAGCCAAAAAAGGCAAGATTCGCGGCAGTGATAAATACACTTGGCACAAAGGCCAAAATACTAATAATCGTATTGATAACAATACTAATAACAACAGCAATCCAAGGACCTGACGCTGAAAATAATTCAATAAGATAATCTCTCCACATGCCGTTTCCCTCATTTTCACCTATTTTAAAAAACTTGAATCTCATCTCTTTACATACCCTAAGGGGGTATGTTACATTATACAGGAACAGGAGGTATTTATAAATGGAAAACCTTCCAAAAGAAATAGTAACAGACAATGAATCCTGCTGCCATACAGATGATACAGTACGTAAAAGTCATCATTCTGAAGAAGTAAAAAAGTCACTTGTGTCCCGATTGAACCGAATTGAGGGCCAGGTGCGTGGAGTAAAACGTTTAATTGAAGAAGACACCTATTGTGACGATGTTCTCACTCAAATTGCTGCCGTTCAATCGGCATTAAACGGGTTAGGGAAGCTTCTTCTCGAAGGACATATGAAATCCTGTGTGGTTGAAAGAATTCAAGATGGCGACACAGAAGTGTTAGATGAGCTACTTGTAACAGTAAAAAAACTAATGAAATAAGGGAGAGATGGGAGAATGGAAACAGTAACATTGAATGTAAACGGTATGTCTTGCGGTCATTGTGTCAAAGCAGTGGAAGGAAGCGTTGGTGAATTAAAAGGGGTAAATGCAGTAAAAGTAGATCTTGCTGCGGGTACGGTAGCTGTTGAATATAGTAATGAGGAAGTAACGGTGGACCAAATCAAAGAAACCATTGATGAAGAAGGCTATGAAGTAGCGTAAAGGCAAATAAAAACGTGCAATCTAATAAGAGTTGCACGTTTTATTCGGCAAAAAATATACCCCCTATAGGTATATAAGGAGGCACGACAATGAGTGAACAAAATCAAGGCAAATCAGAATTTCTAATTACTGGCATGACCTGTGCGGCATGTTCAAGCAGAGTGGAAAAAGTGCTGAGTAAAATGGACGGTGTGACAACCGCCAATGTTAACCTGGCCTTAGAAAGCGGGACAGTAGAGTACAATCCTGAAAAACTGAAGCCCGAAGACATTATCGCCCGTATTGAAAAAGCAGGATACGGGGCAACCGAAAAAGTAGAAAAAAACGAAAGCACCGAGGCATTTCGTCAAAAAGAATTAGAAAGGCAACAAGGGAAGTTTTTCTTCGCCCTTATTTTAACCATCCCACTTCTTTGGGCCATGGTTAGTCATTTTTCGTTTACATCCTTTATCTACTTACTTGACATGCTGATGAATCCGTGGGTTCAGCTTGCTCTGGCAACACCGGTTCAATTTTTCATTGGCTGGCAATTTTACACGGGAGCCTATAAGGCATTAAGGAATAAAAGCGCCAACATGGATGTGCTTGTAGCGCTTGGAACAACAGCTGCTTATGTGTACAGCTTATACTTGTCGATTCAATCTATCGGATCTGATGCACACATGGTCGAGCTATATTTTGAGACAAGTGCCGTTATTATCACTCTAATCATTTTAGGAAAATTGTTTGAAGTGAGGGCAAAGGGGCGTTCCTCGGAAGCTATCAAAAAGCTGATGGGACTTCAAGCCAAAACAGCAATTGTTCAAAGAGACGGGGAAGAACTGGAAGTCCCGCTTGAAGAAGTGCTTGTTGGAGACATTTTATATGTTAAGCCTGGAGAAAAAGTTCCAGTAGACGGCGAGATTATTGACGGTGTATCAGCGGTAGATGAATCTATGCTAACAGGAGAAAGTATCCCTGTAGATAAAAAGAGTGGAGATACTGTCTATGGCTCTACGATAAATAAAAATGGCTTCTTAAAAATGAAAGCAACGAAGGTAGGAAAGGAAACAGCCCTTGCTCAAATCATTCGCATTGTCGAACAGGCGCAAGGTTCTAAGGCTCCAATTCAGCGACTGGCGGATAAAATATCAGGCATTTTCGTTCCGATTGTGGTGGGAATTGCCGTTGCAACATTTCTTGTTTGGTACTTTATCGTAGATCCTGGAAACTTTGCACAAGCCCTTGTAAACCTGATTGCTGTTCTGGTCATTGCGTGTCCTTGTGCACTTGGTCTTGCAACTCCCACTTCGATCATGGCGGGATCTGGCAGAGCTGCAGAGCTTGGCATCCTTTTTAAGGGAGGCGAGCACTTAGAGCAAACGCACCGTCTTACTACCGTTGTGTTAGATAAAACAGGCACCGTGACAAATGGTGCGCCAGTGTTAACGGATGTCATCTTGGAAGAAGGAACAGATGAAAAAGAAATTCTCTCCATCATTGGGGCTGCTGAAAAGCAATCAGAGCACCCACTCGCACAAGCAATTGTAGAGGGAATTCGTCATAAAGGAATAGATTTCGGT
Proteins encoded:
- a CDS encoding cation-translocating P-type ATPase translates to MSEQNQGKSEFLITGMTCAACSSRVEKVLSKMDGVTTANVNLALESGTVEYNPEKLKPEDIIARIEKAGYGATEKVEKNESTEAFRQKELERQQGKFFFALILTIPLLWAMVSHFSFTSFIYLLDMLMNPWVQLALATPVQFFIGWQFYTGAYKALRNKSANMDVLVALGTTAAYVYSLYLSIQSIGSDAHMVELYFETSAVIITLIILGKLFEVRAKGRSSEAIKKLMGLQAKTAIVQRDGEELEVPLEEVLVGDILYVKPGEKVPVDGEIIDGVSAVDESMLTGESIPVDKKSGDTVYGSTINKNGFLKMKATKVGKETALAQIIRIVEQAQGSKAPIQRLADKISGIFVPIVVGIAVATFLVWYFIVDPGNFAQALVNLIAVLVIACPCALGLATPTSIMAGSGRAAELGILFKGGEHLEQTHRLTTVVLDKTGTVTNGAPVLTDVILEEGTDEKEILSIIGAAEKQSEHPLAQAIVEGIRHKGIDFGSVTTFEAVPGYGIEATVGETKVLVGTRKLMKKHHIPVESAEESIQTMESDGKTAMLIAIDDHYKGIIAVADTIKDTSKEAVKRLKDMGLEVVMMTGDNERTAKAIAALAGIDHVIAEVLPEQKAEEISKLQQQGKKVAMVGDGINDAPALVTADIGMAIGTGTDVAMEAADITLMRGDLNSIADAIMMSKKTITNIKQNLFWAFAYNTMGIPIAAIGFLAPWVAGAAMAFSSVSVVLNALRLQKVKL
- the helD gene encoding RNA polymerase recycling motor HelD, whose amino-acid sequence is MGERKKKHPDFEQEIERLTFTKKYMDIVIQATELDEESFKASFKEALDGMDFKDSSFSYMNMLTNANLLQRTTEEIRNLKKIYHKPYFARVDYRRKGKEESEILYFGKASLFDRETQDPIIVDWRSPIANLYYDGRLGEVEYEAEGETYDGYLSLKRQYIIEDGKLEDIRDVDLTTTDELLQESLSGSSSNRLTDIVSTIQEEQNRIIRADLNKPIIVQGAAGSGKTTIALHRISYFIYTYQEQFRPEQLMILAPNNLFIDYISEVLPELGVDRILQTTFIDFVKNCIGKKIKLVPPSEKLMGFINHTYDNPEMIQWLAGFKGSLEYKKIIDRYLSDILETLIPQEDFYLTSKFKLYTAEKIDNLIRNEYTYLPYYRRVEKVKSVLQNYVRTEKKVLLEKVAKFYDHKLDKALFNSKLDPAKRKSYVTKAMDKKDEMITEINRESRTAVNAFIRKLPKHTLFHYFKELVTNKELFSSYAKEFLDEYQIKYFIDYHTTLHRKKQYELEDLAALLYLQHHLYGIDKDLRARNVVIDEAQDYSYFQLAALKSALETDMFTIVGDLAQGIHSYRGIQDWNKVRQEIFPRAAYTTLQKSYRTTVEIMETANDVLKLLPFELPKVEPVVRHGEKPVFHEWEASKKEMAFQLNKEIGEQYALGRKTIAIIGKTENECRKLEKLMRMNSEWNVQLLEENQEINQKDVVIVHAQLAKGLEFDAVILCSLEEEYSKTEIDVKLLYVAMTRPLHHLSFFGGRKEAFLLECVSAEKLGKG
- a CDS encoding TVP38/TMEM64 family protein, which encodes MWRDYLIELFSASGPWIAVVISIVINTIISILAFVPSVFITAANLAFFGFLIGTLISFLGESIGAVVSFWLYRKGIKKFAPDALLKNKWLFRLQQTDGKNAFILVLALRLFPFAPSGLVTLAGATSKIGLGSFAVASTIGKIPALLIEAFSVYQVLQWNTPGKIILTLVAIALLIGAWKSRKKSDKA
- the copZ gene encoding copper chaperone CopZ — its product is METVTLNVNGMSCGHCVKAVEGSVGELKGVNAVKVDLAAGTVAVEYSNEEVTVDQIKETIDEEGYEVA
- a CDS encoding metal-sensitive transcriptional regulator; its protein translation is MENLPKEIVTDNESCCHTDDTVRKSHHSEEVKKSLVSRLNRIEGQVRGVKRLIEEDTYCDDVLTQIAAVQSALNGLGKLLLEGHMKSCVVERIQDGDTEVLDELLVTVKKLMK